The Sulfuriferula thiophila genome window below encodes:
- the flgF gene encoding flagellar basal-body rod protein FlgF, translating to MDRLIYTAMTGAKHILEKQSNTSNNLANATTTGFRAQLDSFRAVPVVSEGLPTRAFVVDSTVGTDFTPGPMQQTGRDLDVALRGNGWIAVEMGNGTEAYTRNGSLKTNENGLLQTQNGLNVLGETGPITIPPDESVTIAKDGTVSTIPRTGAATSVNVLGRIKLVNPPEASLVRGDDGYFRTKDGKPADADATVTVVDGAVEGSNVNVVTAMVDMISLGRQFEMQMKLISSAENNANKASQILTLA from the coding sequence ATGGATCGTCTGATATATACAGCAATGACGGGCGCGAAGCATATTCTGGAAAAGCAGAGTAATACTTCGAATAATCTGGCCAATGCGACGACGACCGGATTTCGTGCCCAGTTGGATTCGTTTCGTGCCGTACCAGTGGTGAGTGAGGGGTTGCCTACGCGCGCGTTTGTAGTCGACTCCACGGTGGGTACCGATTTTACCCCAGGCCCGATGCAGCAAACCGGACGCGATCTGGATGTGGCATTGCGAGGAAATGGCTGGATTGCAGTAGAGATGGGTAACGGCACTGAGGCTTATACGCGTAATGGCAGTCTTAAAACCAACGAAAATGGCTTGTTGCAAACCCAGAATGGATTAAATGTTCTGGGGGAAACCGGGCCGATTACCATTCCACCAGATGAAAGCGTGACCATTGCCAAGGATGGTACGGTTTCGACCATTCCAAGAACCGGCGCGGCTACCTCTGTCAATGTGCTGGGGCGGATCAAGCTGGTTAATCCGCCGGAAGCATCGTTAGTTCGCGGTGATGACGGCTACTTCCGTACCAAAGATGGAAAACCGGCCGATGCTGATGCCACGGTAACCGTCGTTGACGGTGCCGTAGAGGGCAGTAACGTCAACGTGGTGACGGCTATGGTGGATATGATTAGCCTGGGGCGTCAGTTTGAAATGCAGATGAAATTAATATCCAGCGCTGAGAATAACGCCAATAAAGCCAGTCAGATCCTGACTTTGGCCTGA